One stretch of Hymenobacter chitinivorans DSM 11115 DNA includes these proteins:
- a CDS encoding sulfite exporter TauE/SafE family protein gives MDFLDATLALLCAFAFLAGFIDSIVGGGGLIQLPAMLLLLQGVPVPTILGTGKVSSIAGTAAALRRYMGQVPIRWRAVGAAAVTAGVFSFLGARLVSLLPSELLRPLVLGLLVVIAIYTFWRKDFGAIHAPRLPERKEPLYGVAIGLVIGFYDGFFGPGTGSFLLFAFVGLFGYDFLSASASSKMVNVATNLTSLAYFAYTGHIIWHIALPMAACNMLGSTLGARMALKQGVGFVRVLFLVVVCGIILKLGWETFKPV, from the coding sequence ATGGACTTTCTCGACGCGACGCTGGCGCTGCTCTGCGCCTTTGCTTTTCTGGCCGGTTTTATTGATTCCATCGTGGGTGGCGGCGGCCTGATTCAGCTGCCCGCCATGCTGCTGCTGCTGCAGGGCGTGCCGGTGCCCACCATCCTGGGCACGGGCAAGGTGTCGTCCATTGCCGGCACGGCCGCCGCCCTGCGCCGCTACATGGGGCAGGTGCCCATCCGCTGGCGGGCCGTGGGCGCGGCCGCCGTCACGGCCGGCGTCTTCTCGTTTCTGGGGGCCCGCCTGGTGAGTCTCTTGCCCAGTGAGCTGCTGCGCCCGTTGGTGCTGGGCCTGCTGGTCGTCATTGCCATCTACACCTTCTGGCGCAAAGATTTCGGCGCCATTCACGCCCCCCGCCTGCCCGAGCGCAAGGAGCCGCTCTACGGCGTAGCCATTGGCCTGGTCATCGGCTTCTACGACGGGTTTTTCGGGCCCGGCACCGGCAGCTTCCTGCTCTTCGCCTTCGTAGGCCTGTTCGGCTACGACTTCCTGAGCGCCTCGGCTTCCTCCAAGATGGTCAACGTGGCCACCAACCTGACCAGCCTGGCCTACTTCGCCTACACCGGCCACATCATTTGGCACATTGCCCTACCCATGGCCGCCTGCAACATGCTGGGCTCCACGCTCGGGGCCCGCATGGCCCTCAAGCAGGGCGTGGGCTTCGTGCGGGTGCTGTTCCTGGTCGTCGTCTGCGGCATCATCCTCAAGCTGGGCTGGGAAACCTTCAAGCCCGTCTAG
- a CDS encoding MDR family MFS transporter, whose product MTENLTQRSKMLTLAGVLLALFLSSLDQTIVSTALPRIVADLHGFDRFAWVATAYLVASTALVPVYGKLADMYSRRNIEVTAILIFLTGSALCGLAGEFGTLPLLGDGMSQLIIFRALQGLGGAGLLAMAFIIIADLFPPAERGKYQGFVGATFGTASVLGPFLGGLLTDHGSGLLPGIAGWRLVFYVNLPLGLVALWFILSRMPRLKPRGEKKPLDYLSALLLISSLVPLVLGLQLNKAIYAWTSPLTLGLLGGAALGLLLFVYRSLHSANPILDFTLFRNPVFRSANIALFLLGGAFLSIVIFEPLFMVNVVGASATQAGVSLIPLSMGVVSGSMLAGQMVARFGHYKRWMLGGGLILITGQALLATMPASASYGQVLLYVLICGVGLGPSMPLYTLAIQNAIEPGFTGQATSACQFFRQIGGATAAALLGTILTLSLAQTLPPTTAPTAAAPLAASVETAPVVAHAAPAPPTPEVRAAFAHGISRVYFCTLCLVLCGWLATFFIPELPLRTSNACKPAAAPVLVGAK is encoded by the coding sequence ATGACCGAAAATCTGACCCAGCGCAGCAAGATGCTTACGCTGGCTGGGGTGCTGCTCGCCCTGTTTTTGAGCTCCCTCGACCAAACCATCGTCTCGACGGCCCTGCCCCGCATCGTGGCCGACTTGCACGGCTTCGACCGGTTTGCCTGGGTGGCCACGGCCTACCTGGTGGCCAGCACGGCCCTGGTGCCGGTGTATGGCAAGCTGGCCGACATGTACTCGCGCCGCAACATCGAGGTCACCGCCATCCTGATTTTTTTGACTGGCTCGGCCCTCTGCGGGCTGGCCGGCGAGTTTGGAACCCTGCCCCTGCTCGGCGACGGAATGAGTCAGCTCATCATCTTCCGGGCGTTGCAGGGCCTGGGCGGGGCCGGGCTCTTGGCCATGGCCTTTATCATCATTGCCGATTTATTTCCGCCCGCCGAGCGGGGCAAGTACCAGGGCTTCGTGGGGGCCACCTTCGGGACGGCCTCGGTGCTGGGCCCGTTTCTGGGCGGCCTGCTCACCGACCACGGCTCGGGCCTGCTGCCGGGCATTGCGGGCTGGCGCCTGGTGTTTTACGTGAATCTGCCGCTGGGCCTGGTGGCGCTCTGGTTTATTCTTTCCCGCATGCCGCGGCTCAAGCCCCGGGGCGAGAAAAAGCCGCTGGATTACCTCTCGGCCCTGCTACTCATCAGCAGCCTAGTGCCGCTGGTGCTGGGTTTGCAGCTCAACAAAGCTATATACGCCTGGACGTCGCCGCTCACGCTGGGCCTGCTGGGCGGGGCCGCGCTGGGCCTGCTGCTGTTCGTGTACCGGTCGTTGCACTCGGCCAACCCGATTCTGGACTTCACCCTGTTTCGCAACCCGGTGTTTCGCTCCGCCAACATTGCCCTGTTTCTGCTCGGCGGCGCGTTTCTGAGCATCGTCATTTTCGAGCCCCTGTTTATGGTCAACGTAGTGGGAGCCTCGGCCACCCAGGCCGGGGTGAGCCTGATTCCGCTGTCGATGGGCGTGGTGAGCGGCTCGATGCTGGCCGGGCAGATGGTGGCGCGCTTCGGCCACTACAAGCGCTGGATGCTGGGCGGCGGCCTGATTCTGATTACCGGACAAGCCCTGCTGGCCACGATGCCGGCCTCGGCTTCCTACGGTCAGGTGCTGCTCTACGTGCTGATTTGCGGGGTGGGCCTGGGGCCGAGCATGCCGCTGTATACCCTGGCCATTCAGAACGCCATTGAGCCCGGCTTTACCGGCCAAGCCACCTCGGCCTGCCAGTTTTTCCGGCAGATTGGCGGGGCCACGGCCGCGGCCCTGCTCGGCACCATCCTGACCCTGAGTCTGGCCCAAACCCTGCCCCCAACTACTGCCCCGACTGCCGCGGCTCCGCTGGCGGCCAGCGTGGAAACTGCCCCGGTGGTGGCTCACGCGGCCCCGGCCCCGCCCACGCCGGAAGTGCGCGCCGCCTTTGCCCACGGCATTTCCCGGGTGTATTTCTGCACGCTCTGCCTGGTGCTCTGCGGCTGGCTGGCCACGTTCTTCATTCCGGAGCTGCCGTTGCGCACGTCCAACGCCTGCAAGCCCGCCGCCGCGCCGGTGCTGGTGGGGGCCAAGTAG
- a CDS encoding LLM class flavin-dependent oxidoreductase, with protein sequence MNHQPLRLSVLDQSPVRQGGTARQAILETVELAQLADRLGYTRYWVSEHHNTATLAGSTPEVLLAHLGGVTRRIRLGSGGVMLPHYSALKVAENFRMLETLFPGRIDLGVGRAPGSDRLTASVLNPANNFAENDFIEQLMDLSRYLTDADEPGSIQEKVKASPRAETVPEPWILSSSGQSGLFAAYLGMAFSFAHFINPTGGPQMVKMYQDRFKPSVHLQQPLANVAVFVLCADTEEKARQLHESLALQMLRLERGERQPMGPYEEIKDYQYSAAELERMAYHRQRIISGTPARLKDQLTDLARQYGVGEVVAVTITYDFADRLRSYQLLAEAFALTPAEFVAASV encoded by the coding sequence ATGAACCACCAACCTCTTCGCCTCAGTGTGCTGGACCAGTCGCCGGTGCGGCAGGGCGGCACGGCCCGGCAAGCCATCCTCGAAACCGTGGAGCTGGCCCAGCTGGCCGACCGTCTGGGCTACACCCGCTACTGGGTTTCGGAGCACCATAACACGGCCACCCTGGCCGGCTCCACGCCCGAAGTGCTGCTGGCCCACCTAGGCGGCGTCACGCGGCGCATCCGCCTGGGCTCGGGCGGCGTGATGCTGCCCCACTACAGTGCCCTGAAGGTGGCCGAAAACTTCCGGATGCTCGAAACCCTGTTTCCCGGCCGCATCGACCTGGGCGTGGGCCGGGCCCCGGGCTCCGACCGGCTCACGGCCTCGGTGCTGAACCCGGCGAATAACTTCGCCGAAAACGACTTCATCGAGCAGCTCATGGATTTGAGCCGCTACCTGACCGACGCCGACGAGCCCGGCTCCATTCAGGAGAAGGTGAAAGCCTCGCCCCGCGCCGAAACCGTGCCCGAGCCCTGGATTCTGAGCTCCAGCGGGCAGAGTGGGCTGTTTGCTGCTTACCTGGGCATGGCGTTTTCCTTCGCCCATTTCATTAACCCCACCGGCGGCCCGCAGATGGTGAAAATGTACCAGGACCGGTTCAAACCCTCCGTGCATCTGCAGCAACCGTTGGCCAACGTGGCCGTTTTTGTACTCTGCGCCGATACCGAGGAAAAAGCCCGGCAGCTGCACGAGTCGCTGGCCCTGCAGATGCTGCGACTGGAGCGCGGGGAGCGGCAGCCGATGGGGCCCTACGAAGAAATTAAAGATTACCAATATTCGGCCGCCGAACTGGAACGCATGGCCTACCACCGGCAGCGCATCATCAGCGGCACGCCCGCCCGGCTTAAGGATCAGCTAACCGACCTGGCTCGGCAGTATGGCGTGGGGGAAGTTGTGGCCGTGACCATCACCTACGACTTTGCCGACCGGCTCCGCTCCTACCAGCTGCTGGCCGAGGCATTTGCACTTACCCCGGCTGAGTTCGTGGCGGCTAGTGTGTAG
- a CDS encoding ankyrin repeat domain-containing protein — MKKSFFLLALLVSLASAAVAQTASKELYTAVVKNKPADAEALLKAGADANASIELVPGFPTTFLITAAGHGDLDLVKALVKYKAQVNKADAFKGTALMAAAGKGKKDIVEFLLASGADAKAKDDDGKDALAHAKESGNKEVIALIEQKMM, encoded by the coding sequence ATGAAAAAGAGTTTTTTCCTGCTCGCCCTGCTGGTGAGCCTGGCCTCAGCCGCCGTTGCCCAAACCGCTAGCAAAGAGCTATACACGGCTGTCGTCAAGAATAAACCCGCGGACGCCGAAGCCCTGCTCAAGGCCGGCGCCGACGCCAATGCGTCCATCGAGCTGGTCCCCGGATTTCCCACCACGTTTCTGATTACGGCCGCCGGCCATGGTGATCTGGACCTGGTAAAGGCGCTGGTAAAGTACAAGGCCCAGGTGAATAAGGCCGACGCCTTTAAGGGTACGGCCCTGATGGCCGCCGCCGGCAAAGGCAAAAAGGACATTGTAGAATTCCTGCTGGCCAGCGGTGCCGACGCCAAAGCCAAGGACGACGACGGTAAAGATGCCCTGGCCCACGCCAAGGAAAGCGGCAACAAGGAAGTTATTGCCCTGATTGAGCAGAAAATGATGTAA
- a CDS encoding bile acid:sodium symporter family protein: MSSSNSTTSTPSAAAPPAPGLLARLGLDWFLGALLLAVGAAYLAPGIGSKSSPVPWSALTTGGVAVIFFFYGLRLSADKLKAGMRNWRLHLVTQSATFVLFPLLALAVRPLFTGPKGEALWASIFFLTTLPSTVSTSVVMVSIAQGNLPAAIFNASISSLLGILLTPVWVNMVLHTGAAQVGLGGMVASLGGQVVAPVALGILLNARFGAWAEAHKQQLRVFDQLIILVLVYTSFCESFAENLFRDYRATDILALAAGMVALFLLIFGLITGVSRLLGFSDEDRITAVFCGSKKSLVHGTVLAKVLFAHSIALGTLLLPLMLYHALQIILASVIAQATGRRMKAQEPAAPVAVPR, translated from the coding sequence ATGTCATCCAGTAACTCCACCACCTCGACTCCCTCTGCGGCGGCTCCTCCGGCCCCCGGCCTGCTTGCCCGCCTCGGCCTCGACTGGTTTTTGGGCGCCCTGCTCCTGGCCGTGGGGGCCGCTTACCTGGCGCCGGGCATCGGCAGTAAAAGCAGCCCCGTGCCTTGGTCGGCGCTGACGACCGGGGGTGTGGCCGTCATTTTCTTCTTCTACGGCCTGCGGCTGAGTGCCGACAAGCTCAAGGCCGGTATGCGCAACTGGCGCCTGCACCTGGTTACGCAAAGCGCCACTTTCGTGCTGTTTCCGCTGCTGGCACTGGCCGTGCGGCCCTTGTTTACGGGGCCCAAGGGCGAGGCGCTCTGGGCCAGCATCTTCTTTCTGACCACGCTACCCTCCACCGTGTCCACGTCGGTTGTTATGGTTTCCATTGCCCAGGGCAATCTGCCGGCCGCCATTTTTAACGCCAGCATTTCCAGCCTGCTCGGTATTCTGCTCACGCCGGTGTGGGTAAATATGGTGCTGCACACCGGGGCGGCTCAGGTAGGGCTGGGCGGTATGGTGGCCAGCCTGGGCGGGCAGGTGGTGGCCCCGGTAGCGCTGGGGATACTGCTCAACGCCCGGTTCGGGGCCTGGGCCGAGGCACACAAGCAGCAGCTGCGCGTTTTCGACCAGCTCATCATCCTGGTGCTGGTCTACACGTCGTTTTGCGAGTCGTTTGCCGAAAACCTGTTCCGCGACTACCGCGCCACCGATATTCTGGCCTTGGCCGCCGGCATGGTGGCCCTGTTCCTGCTTATTTTCGGCCTGATTACGGGCGTCAGCCGCCTGCTCGGTTTCTCCGACGAGGACCGAATTACGGCCGTGTTCTGCGGCTCCAAAAAGTCGTTGGTGCACGGCACGGTGCTGGCCAAGGTGCTCTTTGCCCACTCCATTGCCCTGGGCACCCTGCTGCTCCCGCTGATGCTCTACCACGCCCTGCAAATCATCCTGGCCAGCGTCATTGCCCAGGCCACGGGGCGGCGCATGAAAGCCCAGGAGCCGGCCGCCCCAGTGGCCGTGCCACGCTAA
- a CDS encoding dienelactone hydrolase family protein: MSYPNAVTLTAANDNTQFNAYTAVPSIEGPHPGILLLQEAFGVNGHIRNVADRLAQAGYVVIAPELFHRSAPAGLEIPYSDFPSAAPHFQAITAEGLTADLQAAYAWLRDQAGVTSKIGSIGFCLGGRVSFLANAVLPLSAGVSYYGGGTHHLAGRAGELHAPHLFFWGGLDTHIPKAQIDTVTAALDAAGKPYINTVISYAEHGFHCDERPSYNAAAAQEAWALTLAFFQEKLG; this comes from the coding sequence ATGAGCTACCCCAACGCCGTTACCCTGACTGCCGCCAACGACAACACCCAGTTCAACGCCTACACGGCCGTGCCCAGCATCGAAGGCCCGCATCCGGGCATCCTGCTGCTCCAGGAAGCCTTCGGCGTCAACGGCCATATCCGCAACGTAGCCGACCGGCTGGCCCAGGCTGGCTACGTGGTTATTGCCCCCGAGCTGTTTCACCGCAGCGCCCCCGCCGGCCTCGAAATTCCCTATTCCGACTTTCCCAGCGCCGCGCCCCACTTCCAGGCTATTACCGCCGAGGGCCTCACCGCCGACCTGCAGGCCGCCTACGCCTGGCTGCGCGACCAAGCCGGCGTGACTAGCAAAATCGGCAGTATTGGGTTTTGCCTGGGCGGACGGGTGTCATTTTTAGCCAATGCCGTGCTGCCGCTCTCGGCGGGCGTGTCGTACTACGGCGGGGGCACCCACCATCTGGCCGGCCGGGCCGGGGAGCTGCACGCGCCCCACCTGTTTTTCTGGGGCGGCCTGGACACCCACATTCCCAAGGCTCAGATTGACACCGTCACCGCCGCCCTCGACGCAGCCGGCAAGCCCTACATCAACACCGTCATTTCCTACGCCGAGCACGGCTTCCACTGCGACGAGCGGCCCAGCTACAACGCCGCTGCCGCCCAGGAGGCCTGGGCCCTGACGCTGGCCTTCTTCCAGGAAAAGCTGGGCTAG
- a CDS encoding ankyrin repeat domain-containing protein yields MLRSLLTFLFILSICVTCLAQTKAKELFAAIHDNNAQKVEKLLDAGADASAVMQIGPGAQFSALTMAINTSTFPIVKLLVEHKAQLEWKDWFKSTALMYAAGKGNREMVELLLAHGANVRADDGQGNTVLVAAQQSKNPEVIALIEAKLKQ; encoded by the coding sequence ATGCTCCGAAGTCTACTCACTTTCCTGTTTATCCTCAGTATTTGCGTTACGTGTCTGGCCCAAACCAAAGCCAAAGAGCTGTTTGCGGCAATTCACGACAATAACGCCCAAAAGGTAGAGAAGCTCCTCGACGCCGGAGCCGACGCCAGCGCCGTTATGCAAATCGGCCCGGGCGCCCAGTTCAGCGCCCTGACCATGGCCATTAATACCAGCACGTTTCCCATCGTGAAGCTACTAGTGGAGCACAAGGCCCAGTTGGAATGGAAAGATTGGTTTAAGTCGACGGCCCTGATGTACGCGGCTGGCAAGGGCAACCGGGAAATGGTGGAGCTGCTGCTGGCTCACGGCGCCAATGTGCGGGCCGACGACGGGCAGGGCAACACGGTGCTGGTGGCGGCCCAGCAAAGCAAAAACCCCGAAGTCATTGCCCTCATTGAGGCCAAGCTGAAGCAGTAA
- a CDS encoding MGH1-like glycoside hydrolase domain-containing protein, with amino-acid sequence MTQEQLRLAEHNARTAAWKKFGPYLTERQWGTVREDYSADGNAWDYISHEMARSKAYRWGEEGIGGISDDQQLLCFAVGLWNGQDRILKERLYGLTNGQGNHGEDVKELYYYLDSTPTHSYMKMLYKYPQQKFPYVKLVKENAKRSRQQPEYELLDTGIFQKNRYFDVFIEYAKAGPDDVLVQLTVHNRGPKPAPLTVLPQLWFRNTWSWGYDPARPVLRETAPGTVEAEHPLLGRYHLYCDQAPALLFCENETNGARLYDLPAEGRHFKDGINDYVVDGDAAAINTEQQGTKVAARYELLVEPGQSATVRLRLSQAVHAAPFADFAALFAARQREADEFYDCIQEALPPDPDVRNVQRQAFAGMLWSKQFYYYDVTQWLDGDPAVLTPPVERDKGRNHRWRHLHNADIISMPDKWEYPWYAAWDLAFHCIPLAMVDAGFAKDQLRLLTKDWYMHPNGQLPAYEWNLSDVNPPVHAWATWRVYKMDKKLQGGHGDRAFLEAVFHKLALNFTWWVNRKDKSERNIFEGGFLGLDNIGVFDRSAPLPTGGFIEQSDGTSWMAMFALNMMRMALELAETNPVYQELAGKFFEHFLYIADAMTRGGDGLFNLWDDEDGFYYDVLHTPDEERTKLKVRSIVGLIPLFAVEVIDEALLRKMPEFTARATWLLENRPHLAKLVSRWEEPGKGARHLLGLLRRSRLKQLLGRMLDETEFLSEFGIRAMSRHHLEHPYVFSTEEADFSVGYVPGEAETSMFGGNSNWRGPIWFPINYLIIESLQRFHFYYDSKFKVEYPTGSGRFLDLQQVAAALAGRLTRLLLRDEQGRRPAFGPDEKLQTDPHFRDYLLFHEYFHGDNGRGMGANHQTGWTGLIVRLLHMREQ; translated from the coding sequence TACCGCTGGGGCGAGGAGGGCATCGGGGGCATTTCCGACGACCAGCAGCTGCTGTGCTTTGCGGTGGGCCTCTGGAACGGGCAGGACCGGATTCTGAAGGAGCGCCTCTACGGGCTGACCAACGGGCAGGGCAACCATGGCGAGGACGTGAAGGAGCTCTATTACTACCTCGACAGCACGCCGACGCACTCCTACATGAAGATGCTGTATAAGTATCCGCAGCAGAAGTTTCCGTACGTGAAGCTGGTCAAGGAAAATGCCAAGCGCAGCCGGCAGCAGCCCGAATACGAGCTGCTCGACACCGGCATCTTCCAGAAAAACCGCTACTTCGACGTGTTTATTGAGTACGCCAAGGCCGGGCCCGACGACGTGCTGGTGCAGCTCACGGTGCACAACCGCGGCCCCAAGCCGGCCCCGCTGACGGTGCTGCCCCAGCTCTGGTTTCGCAATACCTGGAGCTGGGGCTATGACCCGGCCCGGCCCGTGCTGCGCGAAACTGCGCCCGGTACCGTGGAAGCCGAGCACCCGCTGCTGGGCCGCTACCACCTCTACTGCGACCAGGCCCCGGCGCTGCTCTTCTGCGAAAACGAAACCAACGGGGCCCGCCTCTACGACTTGCCCGCCGAGGGCCGCCACTTCAAGGATGGCATCAACGACTACGTGGTGGACGGCGACGCGGCGGCCATCAACACCGAGCAGCAAGGCACCAAGGTGGCGGCCCGCTACGAGCTGCTGGTGGAGCCGGGCCAGTCGGCCACGGTGCGGCTGCGCCTGAGCCAGGCAGTGCACGCGGCCCCGTTTGCCGACTTCGCGGCGCTTTTTGCCGCCCGGCAGCGGGAGGCCGACGAGTTCTACGACTGTATCCAGGAAGCTCTGCCGCCCGACCCGGACGTGCGCAACGTGCAGCGCCAGGCCTTTGCCGGCATGCTCTGGAGCAAGCAGTTCTACTACTACGACGTGACCCAGTGGCTCGACGGTGACCCGGCCGTGCTGACTCCGCCCGTGGAGCGCGACAAAGGCCGCAACCACCGCTGGCGCCATTTGCACAACGCCGACATCATCTCCATGCCCGACAAGTGGGAGTACCCCTGGTACGCGGCCTGGGATTTGGCTTTCCACTGCATCCCCTTGGCCATGGTTGATGCCGGCTTTGCCAAGGACCAGCTGCGCCTGCTCACCAAGGACTGGTACATGCACCCCAACGGGCAGCTGCCGGCCTACGAGTGGAACCTCTCCGACGTGAACCCGCCAGTGCACGCCTGGGCCACCTGGCGGGTGTACAAGATGGACAAAAAGCTGCAGGGCGGCCACGGCGACCGGGCCTTTCTGGAAGCCGTGTTTCATAAGCTGGCCCTGAACTTTACCTGGTGGGTAAACCGCAAGGACAAGAGTGAGCGGAACATCTTCGAGGGCGGCTTCCTGGGCCTGGACAACATCGGCGTGTTCGATAGAAGCGCCCCGCTGCCCACCGGCGGCTTTATCGAGCAGAGCGACGGCACGAGCTGGATGGCCATGTTTGCCCTGAACATGATGCGCATGGCCCTGGAGCTGGCCGAAACCAACCCCGTGTACCAGGAACTGGCCGGCAAGTTCTTCGAGCACTTCCTCTACATTGCCGACGCCATGACCCGGGGCGGCGACGGACTTTTTAACCTCTGGGACGACGAGGATGGCTTCTACTACGACGTGCTCCACACCCCGGACGAGGAGCGCACCAAGCTCAAGGTACGCTCCATCGTGGGCCTGATTCCGCTGTTTGCCGTGGAAGTCATTGACGAGGCGCTGCTGCGTAAAATGCCCGAATTCACGGCTCGGGCCACCTGGCTGCTCGAAAACCGGCCCCACCTGGCCAAGCTGGTCAGCCGCTGGGAAGAGCCCGGCAAGGGGGCCCGCCACCTGCTGGGCCTGTTGCGCCGCTCCCGCCTCAAGCAGCTACTGGGCCGCATGCTCGACGAGACGGAGTTCCTCTCCGAATTCGGCATCCGGGCCATGTCGCGCCACCACCTGGAGCACCCCTACGTGTTCAGCACCGAGGAAGCCGACTTCTCGGTGGGGTACGTGCCGGGCGAGGCCGAAACGAGCATGTTCGGGGGCAACTCCAACTGGCGCGGCCCCATCTGGTTCCCGATTAACTACCTGATAATTGAGTCCCTGCAGCGGTTTCACTTCTACTACGACAGCAAGTTCAAGGTAGAATACCCCACGGGCTCGGGCCGGTTTCTGGACCTGCAGCAGGTGGCCGCCGCCCTGGCCGGCCGCCTCACCCGCCTGCTGCTGCGCGACGAGCAGGGCCGCCGCCCCGCCTTCGGCCCCGACGAGAAGCTGCAAACCGACCCCCACTTCCGGGACTACCTGCTCTTTCACGAGTACTTCCACGGCGACAATGGCCGGGGCATGGGCGCCAACCACCAAACCGGCTGGACCGGCCTGATTGTACGGCTGCTACACATGCGGGAGCAGTGA